TAGTAAAATAATTTTGTTTAAATATTTAACATATTGATTTACTGATGATTAATTTTTAATTATTTATACTTCTTGATAATTAAGACAATCTACTTTATAGCTACGTTACATACAGGCATAAAAAAAGTGGACTTCTCATCCACTCATAAAATTTATTCCTGTAATCATTGCCTATCGAACCGCGCAAGCTTTTTATCGATCCAAATTGTAGCAAAAGGGAAAAAAGCCGCAATAAGCGCGAATACGAAATCCTCGTCATCCCACTTAAAGATCTTTCTTGCGGGTAGCACCATCAGCAGGTAAAGCGTGAAGAACAATCCATGGATATTCCCCATGATGATGATATAAATGGTGGGCAACAGCCCTTCGCGGTCATAGCGAATCCAGATCATCGCCGTAAAAAGGAAAAACCAAGAGATGGCTTCGGCCTTACAGACTTGCCGGAACCAACGGATGATTTTCTCTTC
This DNA window, taken from Chryseobacterium sp. 6424, encodes the following:
- a CDS encoding DUF3817 domain-containing protein, translating into MNVIDNFFAKYPEEKIIRWFRQVCKAEAISWFFLFTAMIWIRYDREGLLPTIYIIIMGNIHGLFFTLYLLMVLPARKIFKWDDEDFVFALIAAFFPFATIWIDKKLARFDRQ